The DNA region ATTCTTATCAAATTTTCATCTACTATTTCTACTTCACATTGTAATACATTTGCTATTACTTCAACATATTGTTTTATATAATTTTGAATTTTCTTTAGTAACATTATTTTCTCCTTATTTTGTGTAAAAAAGGCCATAGATAAATTAATAATCTACAGCCTAAAAAATTCATACAAATATATTTTTTTATATACTTAACTATTTAAATTTTGTTCCTTATTATATTTCTCAATATGTTCATCTGTTATTGCAGATGGTGCTGGCGGTACACCCATACTTGATTGAATTATTGCTACCGTAAAAAAAACTACAGTACTCACAATTGAACCAAAAACTACAGACATTATTCCATATGGCTCTCCTAAATACTGCCATACAAAAGCAGCTATACTTCCAAATAACAAAGATAATTTTCCTGAAGCTACAGTAGACTTTTTATATATCAAGCCAAAAATTAATGATGCAAACGGCCCTGCAGAACGAATTGTAAATGCAAACACTAACAAAGGAATTACTTGAGTATTTGTTATAGCTATTGCTAATGAAACGGCTCCTACTACAACTATTACAGCTTTTGAAACAAAAACTAAATCTTTTCCAGAAGCATTTTTCTTTAAATATCTTTTATAGATATCATTAGTAAATAGTGTTGATACTGCAATCATATTTCCAGAAGCACTTGACATTGTTGCAGCACACACAGCTGCTAATACAACACCTCCTAAAATAGGAGGACAAAAATTTACTGCAGCTGTTGCCATTGCATTATTTGGGTTAATACCCGGAAATTTTGCCAATGCAACAAGTCCTATTATTGCCGGTATAAATCCATATACAGCCATTATTATTGCACATAAAAATGAACCCTTTTTAGCCACATGCATATCTTTAGCTGCAAAATATCTTTGTACAGCTTCTTGCCCTGTTGAGAATGTCATAAAGTACATTAAAATTAATCCTATTATTGTTTTCCATCCAACTTTAGTTAATCCTAATTGTCCTGGAGGTAATAATGACTTTACATTTTCCCAACCACCTGCATTTTTTACTATTACTGGCATTGCTATTGCCATTCCAACTGTTATAAAAACAATATGAATAATATCTGTTGCTGTTACGGATACTAATCCACCTAACATTGTATATATAGTTATTATTACACCAGCTAATACTATTGTTTTTCCTAAATCCATTCCTGTTATTGTACTAATAATTGTAGAAGTCGCTATTATTTGTACTGCTCCTGCAATAAATCCAGCTATTATTGATAAAATTGTTGCAAAGAGATGTGCACTAGTTCCATAACGTCTCTCTAATATTTCGGGTATAGTTGTTGCCATAGCTTTTCTAAGATATGGAGCTATAAATGATACTAAAAATATACCTATACCTGAGCAAACTACGTACCAACCTGCAGAAAGTCCCCAATCACCATATGCCTTAGCTGCAACTCCAACAGTACTTCCCCCACCAATTTCTGCTGCTGCAAGTGTTCCTGCTAACATAAATGGTCCTAAGCTTCTTCCAGCTAATAAATAATCGTCTGCTTCTTTTACTTTTTTTCTTGTTGTACTTATAACTGCTACTGCAACTATAACAGCCATGTAAAGTAAAATAATTATTGTTGTTGTCATATTCCCTCCTAAATATATTTTATTATACCTGTATATTTAGCAAATTATATGCCAGTTTTATTCTTTATTTTTTGTTCTTTTTATAACCAATTGCATCATTTTTAGTAAAAAAACATTATAAAAAAATATAAAAATTCATTTTGAGATTTTTTTATTATAATGATAATAGGATTTTTAATAAAAGATAAAAACTGCATCCAAGACTAATTTGAATGCAGTTTATTAAATACATTATACAGTTGTTATTTCTTTTTCTTTTTTAGCAAATAACTCATCTATCTCTTTAATATGAGCATCTGTTAATTTTTGA from Candidatus Fusobacterium pullicola includes:
- a CDS encoding sodium:solute symporter family protein, encoding MTTTIIILLYMAVIVAVAVISTTRKKVKEADDYLLAGRSLGPFMLAGTLAAAEIGGGSTVGVAAKAYGDWGLSAGWYVVCSGIGIFLVSFIAPYLRKAMATTIPEILERRYGTSAHLFATILSIIAGFIAGAVQIIATSTIISTITGMDLGKTIVLAGVIITIYTMLGGLVSVTATDIIHIVFITVGMAIAMPVIVKNAGGWENVKSLLPPGQLGLTKVGWKTIIGLILMYFMTFSTGQEAVQRYFAAKDMHVAKKGSFLCAIIMAVYGFIPAIIGLVALAKFPGINPNNAMATAAVNFCPPILGGVVLAAVCAATMSSASGNMIAVSTLFTNDIYKRYLKKNASGKDLVFVSKAVIVVVGAVSLAIAITNTQVIPLLVFAFTIRSAGPFASLIFGLIYKKSTVASGKLSLLFGSIAAFVWQYLGEPYGIMSVVFGSIVSTVVFFTVAIIQSSMGVPPAPSAITDEHIEKYNKEQNLNS